One Coregonus clupeaformis isolate EN_2021a unplaced genomic scaffold, ASM2061545v1 scaf0497, whole genome shotgun sequence genomic region harbors:
- the LOC123484915 gene encoding NACHT, LRR and PYD domains-containing protein 1 homolog, translating to MLALVQDSTHWLQIEPLTSTVQEVTIFRHRTPKGRYECTVSGLRWVCDRDVILKYHFRNWYPYSHLLKDMQYGQGGPLLDITMELGELEEVHLPHFVCLGTNPSLRNEMKILHVEEHGVSVEEVHEVTRFHAKILHPKFSVISVILSYIFWWNIDVHCELMLYMTVKKETLIPRLYLFPSNPSQIQAVEQQEKSQGSSRVLISRPEQAFKLNSYFRLNIPCSTYINPQKIHLIHRDSTPSFFKAVVKMTGVDIEMELFGDDERIAWKEVVSQDEYITATHSTTLTVPDIPAEEFLKKHWAKLIQRTKNSMPIADDLWSKNMIGEEEHSRITAETTEQDRMRKLLKAVIPKGPEVTGACLKALVEHENHLVKDLSESRT from the exons ATGCTTGCCCTTGTTCAGGACTCCACACACTGGCTTCAGATTGAACCCTTGACTTCCACTGTCCAGGAAGTGACAATCTTCAG GCACAGGACACCCAAAGGGCGTTATGAGTGCACAGTGTCTGGGCTCCGCTGGGTGTGTGACAGAGATGTCATTCTGAAGTATCACTTCAGGAACTGGTATCCCTACAGTCACCTTCTGAAAGACATGCAGTACGGACAAGGTGGTCCATTGCTGGACATCACTATGGAGTTAGGTGAACTGGAGGAAGTTCATCTGCCACACTTTGTCTGTTTAG GGACCAACCCTTCCCTGAGGAATGAGATGAAGATTCTTCATGTAGAGGAACATGGAGTGTCTGTTGAGGAAGTGCATGAGGTCACCAGATTCCATGCTAAGATTCTCCATCCCAAGTTCTCAGTTATCTCTGTTATACTGAGCTATATCTTTTGGTGGAACATAGATGTCCACTGTGAGCTGATGCTCTATATGACAGTGAAAAAGGAAACACTAATTCCACGCCTATACCTGTTCCCCAGTAACCCCAGCCAAATACAG GCTGTGGAACAACAGGAAAAGTCTCAAGGGTCTTCAAGGGTTCTCATCTCAAGACCAGAGCAGGCCTTCAAACTGAATAGTTACTTCAGATTGAACATTCCCTGTTCTACCTACATCAATCCACAG aagATTCATCTCATACATAGAGACTCCACACCAAGCTTTTTCAAGGCGGTTGTGAAAATGACAGGGGTTGACATTGAGATGGAGTTATTCGGTGATGATGAGAGGATTGCATGGAAAGAAGTGGTATCACAAG ATGAATACATCACTGCCACCCATTCAACAA CATTAACAGTCCCTGACATTCCTGCTGAGGAGTTTCTGAAGAAACACTGGGCTAAACTAATTCAGCGAACCAAAAACTCAATGCCAATAGCAGATGATCTGTGGTCAAAGAACATGATTGGTGAAGAAGAGCACTCCAgaataacagctgaaacaactgAACAGGACCGAATGAGAAAACTACTGAAAGCAGTCATCCCCAAAGGACCAGAAGTGACGGGAGCTTGTCTCAAAGCTCTTGTTGAACATGAAAACCATCTTGTTAAGGACTTGAGTGAATCTAG AACCTAA